The DNA segment GCCGAGAGTAATTATAAAAAAGCTCGCGAAAAATACGAGGAAAGTTATGAAATTTATAAAAATATTGACCAAGACTCAGAACGGGAAGCGATAGAAGAATTGTTCCGTAAAACTTTGGATACTACCAAGGCCGTTGCCGAAGCGATAAAAAGTGAAATTAGCTATCTCGCGAGTTGGGTTGATTTTAGGACAGAAATGAAGTGGGAAATATTTCCAGAAGTGGAGTCTTACCAAAAAAATATTTCCGGCTACCTTAGTCAAACTAACGGAAACACCTCTAGTTTAACTTCAATTCAAAGAACGATTGATAATAATTTTGAAGCAGTGGAAGACGCGATCCGTGAAATTGAGGAAATGGGGAAAACTAATCCCTTGGATATTGCCGCGGCAGAAGCGACTATTAAAGAAAGAGAGGCATCCCTAAAAAATTTAAAGACCGGACCAGATGCATTAGATTTGCGCTCAGCAGAACTCTCGGTGCGGCAACGCAGAGAAGCGCTCGCTGAAGCTCGCGCTCAATTAGCTGATTACGTAGTAAAGGCTCCGTTTAGTGGTGTTGTTGCTGAGGTCAATGTTGAAATCGGCGATTCGGTTTCTTCAGGAACCGCAATCGCGACGCTTATTACCAAACAGCGTATAGCGGAAATTTCCCTAAACGAAGTGGATGCCGCGAAAGTTAAGATTGGCCAGAAAGTGACCTTAACTTTTGATGCCGTAAGCGATTTAACTTTAACCGGTGAAGTTGCGGAAATGGACGCGCTCGGAACCGTTACGCAGGGAGTTGTTAGTTACAATATAAAAATTATTTTTGACACGCAAGATGAAAGAGTAAAACCGGGAATGAGCGTTTCCGCTTCAATTGTCACTGATCTTCGACAAGACGCCATATTAGTTCCAAATGCAGCTGTTAAGTCTTCGGGGGGAATATCTTATGTGGAAATGCCAGATGAAATTATCGTAGATGAAATTTACAGCAGCGTTGGCGGCATTATTCTTAAAAATTCTCCACGTCGACAAGTAGTTGAAGTTGGTCTAGCTAACGACGCATACACAGAAATTATAAGTGGACTTAGCGCAGGAGACCAAATTATTTTGAGAACGGTCACCTCGTCAACATCAAGTACGTCGTCTGGTTCGTCCGGAACTCAAATTAAAACAGGAGGCAGCACCTTTCTTGATATGGGAGGAGGGGCGCCGGCGATGGGAGGAAGGTAATCGGGTACTGACACGCGTTATGATTGAATGCAAAAAAATAACAAAAACATATTTAACC comes from the Patescibacteria group bacterium genome and includes:
- a CDS encoding efflux RND transporter periplasmic adaptor subunit; translation: MIKKISEHVLKRKGVYSLVAIVLATGGYFGAQTLKDDTAETKYVLAAAEKGTLISSVSGTGQISASNQVDIKPKTSGEVISVSIKKGQEVKSGEIIVKLNAQDAYRDIRDAQDSLESAELSLERLKEPESDYSILQAENALASAKNNLEKLKLSQEAEYKKAEEEKADAEKNIDEGYEDALDIISDVFLDLPNVIAGLNAALYGYEISDHQATVGGRQDNTSALFSTTNVDARDSLWVFKNKAESNYKKAREKYEESYEIYKNIDQDSEREAIEELFRKTLDTTKAVAEAIKSEISYLASWVDFRTEMKWEIFPEVESYQKNISGYLSQTNGNTSSLTSIQRTIDNNFEAVEDAIREIEEMGKTNPLDIAAAEATIKEREASLKNLKTGPDALDLRSAELSVRQRREALAEARAQLADYVVKAPFSGVVAEVNVEIGDSVSSGTAIATLITKQRIAEISLNEVDAAKVKIGQKVTLTFDAVSDLTLTGEVAEMDALGTVTQGVVSYNIKIIFDTQDERVKPGMSVSASIVTDLRQDAILVPNAAVKSSGGISYVEMPDEIIVDEIYSSVGGIILKNSPRRQVVEVGLANDAYTEIISGLSAGDQIILRTVTSSTSSTSSGSSGTQIKTGGSTFLDMGGGAPAMGGR